A genome region from Neptunomonas japonica JAMM 1380 includes the following:
- a CDS encoding TRAP transporter small permease → MTVQKHTAGDSSVYNFDPDLSDHPAPPHLSAIPEDEPQGIERLLVKFEQVLDGIFRVLMIMTGLGLSFLMFGQIIMRYVIESPFAGIEEAAVLLGVWIYFLGMGYATRVREHIHGGIVSLIITDPYKINMIRFAGSIISMTAACIFGYFAFKYALFVIDKGRMSINLQWPRGLWSSSMIVGFSMMAGYFLLEAINEFRALRKSRQARYHQE, encoded by the coding sequence ATGACTGTGCAAAAACACACTGCGGGTGATAGCAGCGTTTATAACTTTGATCCCGACCTTTCTGACCACCCTGCCCCCCCTCACCTAAGTGCAATTCCTGAAGATGAACCTCAAGGAATAGAGCGCCTTTTAGTAAAATTCGAGCAAGTTCTTGACGGGATTTTTCGTGTACTGATGATTATGACAGGGCTCGGTTTATCCTTTTTAATGTTCGGCCAGATAATCATGCGCTATGTGATTGAGTCTCCTTTCGCAGGTATAGAAGAAGCCGCTGTATTACTGGGTGTTTGGATCTACTTTTTAGGAATGGGCTACGCAACCCGTGTGCGAGAACACATACACGGCGGCATTGTTAGCCTCATCATTACTGACCCATACAAAATAAATATGATTCGCTTTGCAGGTTCCATCATCAGCATGACAGCGGCCTGTATTTTTGGTTACTTCGCTTTCAAGTACGCATTATTCGTTATTGATAAAGGACGCATGAGCATTAATCTCCAATGGCCACGAGGACTCTGGAGCAGCAGCATGATTGTGGGCTTTTCAATGATGGCGGGCTACTTTCTTCTGGAAGCTATTAATGAGTTTCGAGCATTACGTAAAAGCCGTCAGGCTCGTTATCATCAGGAGTAA
- a CDS encoding CoA-acylating methylmalonate-semialdehyde dehydrogenase produces the protein MTTVGHLINGEMRTDAARTQDVFNPATGEATKQVALASVETVEEAIAAAQAAFPEWRNTPVGKRAAVMFRFKALLEQNADKICQMIGEEHGKISHDAAGELQRGIENVEYACGVAELLKGEHSKNVGPNIDSWSEFQPLGVVTGITPFNFPAMVPLWMYPMAIACGNTFVLKPSERDPSSTLFIAQLLQEAGLPAGVMNVVNGDKEAVDVLLTDVRVKAVSFVGSTPIAEYIYSTANANGKRCQALGGAKNHAIVMPDADMDNAVNQLLGAAFGSSGERCMALSVAVAVGDQAADALVAKMSAAMQSLKVGAATDSSNDFGPVITRQHQQKVVGYIDSSEQDGATVVVDGRNPQVAGYEEGFFVGATLIDGVTPSMVSYQEEIFGPVLQIVRVNTMDEAMQLINDHEYGNGTCIFTRDGEAARYFSDNIQVGMVGINVPLPVPVSYHSFGGWKRSLFGDLHAYGPDSVRFYTKRKTITQRWPSSGVREGVSFSFPS, from the coding sequence ATGACAACTGTAGGCCATTTAATTAACGGTGAAATGCGTACTGATGCAGCGCGTACTCAAGATGTATTCAATCCGGCAACAGGCGAAGCTACAAAGCAAGTTGCGTTGGCGTCCGTAGAAACAGTAGAAGAAGCCATTGCTGCGGCTCAGGCGGCGTTTCCTGAATGGCGTAATACGCCAGTAGGTAAGCGTGCTGCTGTTATGTTTCGTTTTAAAGCGTTGTTAGAACAAAACGCTGATAAAATCTGCCAGATGATCGGTGAAGAGCACGGTAAAATTAGCCATGATGCAGCAGGAGAGTTGCAGCGTGGTATTGAAAATGTTGAGTATGCTTGTGGTGTTGCCGAGCTACTTAAGGGCGAGCATAGTAAAAATGTAGGCCCAAATATTGATTCATGGAGTGAGTTTCAACCGTTAGGTGTTGTGACAGGAATTACGCCTTTTAACTTTCCAGCGATGGTACCACTATGGATGTACCCAATGGCTATTGCCTGCGGTAACACATTTGTACTGAAACCTTCTGAGCGTGATCCTAGCTCTACGTTGTTTATTGCTCAGTTGTTGCAGGAAGCAGGTTTACCAGCAGGTGTAATGAACGTAGTTAACGGTGATAAAGAAGCCGTTGATGTGTTGTTAACAGATGTTCGTGTTAAAGCGGTAAGCTTCGTTGGTTCAACACCGATTGCTGAGTATATCTACAGCACAGCCAATGCAAATGGCAAACGCTGTCAGGCTTTGGGTGGTGCTAAAAACCACGCGATTGTTATGCCTGATGCTGATATGGATAATGCTGTAAACCAACTATTGGGTGCTGCTTTTGGATCATCAGGCGAGCGTTGCATGGCGTTGTCTGTTGCTGTTGCGGTAGGTGATCAGGCGGCTGATGCATTGGTCGCTAAAATGAGTGCTGCCATGCAGTCATTAAAAGTCGGCGCAGCAACTGATAGCAGCAATGATTTTGGTCCTGTTATTACACGTCAGCACCAACAGAAAGTTGTCGGTTATATTGATAGTTCAGAGCAAGACGGAGCAACTGTTGTTGTTGATGGTCGTAACCCTCAGGTAGCTGGCTACGAAGAAGGTTTCTTTGTTGGCGCGACATTGATTGATGGTGTTACACCTTCAATGGTTAGCTATCAGGAAGAGATTTTTGGCCCTGTATTGCAAATCGTGCGTGTTAATACGATGGATGAAGCGATGCAGCTGATCAATGATCACGAATACGGCAATGGTACTTGTATCTTTACCCGTGATGGCGAAGCGGCTCGTTACTTCTCTGATAATATCCAGGTGGGCATGGTAGGTATCAATGTACCACTACCTGTACCTGTTTCTTATCACAGTTTTGGTGGCTGGAAGCGCTCATTGTTTGGTGATCTTCATGCATACGGTCCGGACTCAGTACGTTTTTACACTAAACGTAAAACGATTACTCAGCGTTGGCCTTCAAGTGGTGTACGTGAAGGGGTGTCGTTCTCTTTCCCTAGCTAG
- a CDS encoding Crp/Fnr family transcriptional regulator: protein MQLLTYSAVDNIFPTDFCRELSMFGALTQDCLEFLLQEGNIYQCEQGYTLFSPGEESNYFYVVLNGRVGFSRAKGDQQIYIRSFTSGEQIGFVGMIGLHERRGFAVAEEPTYLLEISSALFHQVCEKFPSDFVVFLINITREMSREINHLDALCADLNTL from the coding sequence ATGCAATTACTCACCTATTCGGCCGTTGATAATATTTTCCCCACCGACTTTTGTCGTGAACTTTCTATGTTTGGGGCTCTGACGCAAGATTGTCTTGAATTTCTGCTACAAGAAGGCAATATTTATCAATGTGAACAAGGGTATACACTGTTCTCCCCCGGTGAAGAGTCAAATTATTTCTATGTGGTATTAAATGGGCGAGTGGGGTTTTCTAGAGCTAAAGGTGACCAACAGATCTATATTCGTAGCTTCACATCAGGTGAGCAAATCGGCTTTGTTGGGATGATTGGTTTGCATGAACGCAGAGGTTTTGCTGTTGCAGAAGAGCCCACATATCTTTTAGAAATTTCATCTGCTTTATTTCATCAAGTTTGTGAAAAGTTTCCTTCAGATTTTGTGGTTTTTCTAATCAATATTACGCGCGAAATGAGTCGTGAAATCAATCATCTCGATGCACTGTGCGCTGACCTCAATACGCTTTAG
- a CDS encoding TRAP transporter large permease: MTIFLLTMLLVVILLLAEIPVAFSFGIGALTFAYTTGNNISFLIPHGFKTASGFALLALPLFIFAGILMAEGGISDRLLNFVNAFVGRIKGGLGAVTVLTCALFGAISGSSSAAIAAIGQIMIPRMVREGYPEGHATALVACSSVLALMIPPSIPMIIFSITGGLSVGAAFLSTIIPGIMLTLLYCILNFWFLRNNEHIKVEAPLSFKEATVGVAKAGYSAGFALLMPIIILGAIYSGIATPTEAAAIAVIYAIPVGLFVYKGLSLRSLGSVTVRAVTMTGSIMAVLFFLFIMSRAMILEQVPKELAEALLQISDNKYVILLLINVLLLLIGMIVDDISGSVLAAVIFLPVIQQLGIDPIHFAAVVGVNLGLGNVSPPCAPMLYMAGGVSKLSLDKYIKPTLKFLCFGHLPMVLLVTFVPELSLFLPNLVMGN; the protein is encoded by the coding sequence ATGACTATTTTTCTTCTTACTATGCTGCTGGTTGTCATTTTACTGCTGGCTGAGATTCCCGTTGCTTTTTCTTTCGGCATTGGCGCGTTGACGTTTGCCTACACCACTGGCAACAACATATCTTTTTTGATTCCTCACGGCTTTAAAACGGCCAGTGGGTTTGCGTTACTCGCTTTACCGTTATTTATCTTTGCCGGTATTTTAATGGCCGAAGGCGGAATATCCGATAGGCTACTCAACTTTGTGAACGCCTTTGTAGGCCGTATCAAAGGCGGGTTAGGCGCAGTTACCGTCCTTACTTGCGCCTTGTTCGGTGCAATTTCTGGCAGCTCATCTGCCGCCATTGCGGCAATCGGCCAGATCATGATTCCGCGCATGGTACGAGAAGGTTACCCTGAAGGGCATGCAACGGCACTGGTGGCTTGCTCTTCCGTCTTAGCATTAATGATCCCTCCCAGTATTCCCATGATCATATTCTCGATAACGGGAGGCCTTTCAGTGGGAGCCGCCTTCCTATCGACAATTATCCCTGGGATTATGCTAACGCTGCTGTACTGCATACTTAACTTTTGGTTCTTACGTAATAATGAGCACATCAAAGTAGAAGCACCGCTTTCATTCAAAGAAGCGACAGTGGGTGTTGCTAAAGCAGGTTACAGTGCAGGGTTTGCTCTGCTTATGCCGATCATCATCCTAGGCGCTATATACAGCGGTATTGCCACACCCACTGAAGCGGCCGCTATTGCCGTGATTTATGCTATTCCTGTCGGCCTTTTTGTTTATAAAGGCTTATCACTACGCAGCCTTGGCTCTGTAACGGTTCGAGCCGTAACTATGACAGGCTCCATTATGGCAGTACTGTTTTTCCTGTTCATCATGAGCAGGGCGATGATTCTTGAACAAGTCCCTAAAGAGCTAGCAGAAGCATTACTGCAAATTTCAGATAATAAGTATGTAATCTTGCTGTTAATCAATGTTCTGCTGCTACTTATCGGCATGATAGTGGATGATATTTCAGGCAGCGTATTGGCAGCGGTCATCTTCTTACCTGTGATACAACAGCTAGGCATAGATCCTATTCATTTTGCAGCTGTTGTTGGCGTGAACTTAGGTTTAGGTAATGTATCTCCACCCTGTGCCCCCATGCTTTATATGGCAGGGGGAGTAAGCAAACTCTCATTGGATAAATACATAAAACCTACCCTAAAGTTTCTCTGCTTCGGGCATTTACCGATGGTGCTACTCGTAACATTTGTTCCTGAACTGTCACTATTTTTACCGAACTTAGTCATGGGCAATTAA
- a CDS encoding aspartate aminotransferase family protein, with protein MNKNNDDQALCGLSQEQLDAHWMPYSGNREFKKDPRLIVSAKGNYYTSADGRKIFDGLSGLWTCGAGHSRPEIIEAVSRQVKELDYSPAFQYGHPKSFELAHRITELMPEGLNRVFFTGSGSESVETALKVARAYWRKKGQASKTRFIGRVKGYHGVNWGGVSVGGIVGNRALYGQGIDAVHLPHTMLPENLFSKGMPETGAHLADELEAMLALHDASNIAAVIVEPLAGSAGVIPPPVGYLKRLREICDKHNILLIFDEVITGFGRMGSNTGAEEFGVVPDMMTIAKQLTNGVIPMGAMVAKQEIYDTFMEAGGAEYMLELPHGYTYSAHPVACAAGLASLDILAQDKLVERVKTVSPQFQEMLHSLKGTKYVSDIRNYGLAGALTIESAPGEPALRPFQIAMKCWEKGFYVRCGGDTIQLGLPFTVENAEIDNVINALGESINELA; from the coding sequence ATGAATAAAAATAACGACGACCAGGCACTTTGCGGTTTATCTCAAGAGCAGCTAGATGCTCATTGGATGCCCTATTCAGGCAACCGAGAATTTAAGAAAGACCCGCGTCTCATTGTTTCTGCGAAAGGCAACTACTATACGTCTGCTGATGGCCGCAAAATTTTTGATGGGCTTTCTGGTTTATGGACGTGCGGCGCAGGGCATAGCCGTCCAGAAATTATCGAAGCAGTAAGCCGCCAGGTTAAAGAGTTGGATTACTCACCAGCTTTTCAATATGGGCACCCAAAGTCATTTGAACTGGCGCACCGCATTACAGAATTAATGCCAGAAGGGCTAAATCGTGTATTTTTTACCGGTTCAGGTTCTGAGTCTGTCGAAACCGCTTTGAAAGTTGCTCGTGCTTACTGGCGCAAGAAAGGTCAAGCGAGCAAAACCCGCTTTATTGGCCGGGTGAAGGGCTACCACGGAGTTAACTGGGGTGGTGTTAGTGTCGGTGGTATCGTCGGTAATCGTGCACTTTATGGGCAGGGAATAGATGCCGTACATTTGCCGCACACTATGTTACCAGAGAACTTATTTTCTAAGGGTATGCCAGAAACGGGTGCGCATTTGGCTGATGAGCTAGAAGCCATGCTTGCCTTGCATGATGCATCAAATATAGCTGCTGTTATTGTTGAACCGTTAGCTGGTTCTGCTGGTGTGATTCCACCGCCTGTAGGCTACCTAAAACGTTTACGAGAGATCTGTGATAAGCACAATATCCTGCTTATCTTTGATGAGGTAATCACAGGCTTTGGCCGAATGGGGTCAAATACAGGTGCAGAAGAGTTTGGTGTTGTGCCAGATATGATGACGATAGCGAAGCAGCTAACCAATGGTGTTATCCCTATGGGTGCTATGGTTGCTAAGCAGGAAATCTACGATACCTTTATGGAAGCCGGTGGCGCAGAATATATGCTTGAATTGCCACATGGTTATACCTATTCAGCACACCCCGTAGCCTGTGCAGCTGGTCTTGCTTCATTGGATATTTTGGCACAAGACAAGTTAGTTGAAAGAGTCAAAACTGTTTCTCCGCAGTTCCAAGAAATGCTGCATAGCCTCAAGGGCACAAAGTATGTCTCGGACATCCGAAACTACGGATTGGCTGGCGCTTTAACCATTGAATCTGCTCCAGGAGAGCCTGCGCTGCGTCCTTTCCAGATTGCGATGAAGTGTTGGGAAAAAGGTTTCTATGTACGTTGTGGTGGCGACACTATTCAGCTGGGTCTGCCATTCACTGTTGAAAATGCAGAAATTGATAACGTGATTAATGCGCTGGGCGAGTCGATTAACGAACTTGCATAA
- a CDS encoding NAD(P)/FAD-dependent oxidoreductase gives MAEYVPSYYMATANMLGDEAGCHAELVGEVSADVCIVGAGYTGLSAALHLAEKGYSVTLLEAEKIGWGASGRNGGQVCPGHNMEYPALKSKVGAENAKALWDMSIESVALVKKLIAQHNIDCGQKQGVLHVAAKASHVTTLQESVEHKHKKLGYEAVHYLSRDEVKVMLGTDHFYAGEYWSDGIHLHPLNYALGLAGAALRAGVSIYENSRVSAYKTGDDTCVSTAKGEVKARYILLACNGYIEDLEPRIASKIMPINNFMLATEPLSDELCSTINRDDVAVADSKFVVNYFRLSADQRMLWGGGENYTRRFPQDIKRFVQRHMLEVYPELQGVKVDYGWGGTLAITLNRMPHFARIEDNLFVAQGYSGHGVALATLGGKLMAEAVSGSAEKFDLFAKVPIPDFPGGTLLRWPGLVAGMLYYSLRDRFS, from the coding sequence ATGGCTGAATATGTTCCCTCATATTATATGGCTACGGCGAACATGCTGGGTGATGAAGCAGGCTGTCATGCTGAGCTAGTTGGCGAGGTAAGTGCGGATGTTTGCATTGTGGGCGCAGGTTACACAGGCCTGTCGGCGGCATTACATCTGGCTGAAAAGGGCTACTCAGTAACGTTATTAGAAGCAGAAAAAATAGGCTGGGGTGCTTCTGGTCGTAATGGTGGTCAGGTTTGCCCCGGCCATAACATGGAGTACCCAGCGCTTAAAAGTAAGGTAGGTGCTGAAAATGCCAAAGCGCTATGGGATATGTCTATTGAATCTGTGGCATTAGTGAAAAAACTCATCGCGCAGCACAATATTGACTGTGGTCAAAAGCAAGGGGTGCTGCATGTTGCAGCAAAAGCATCGCATGTAACTACGCTGCAGGAGTCGGTTGAGCATAAGCACAAAAAACTGGGTTATGAAGCAGTTCATTACCTTTCGCGTGATGAAGTAAAAGTCATGCTGGGTACTGATCATTTTTATGCTGGCGAGTACTGGAGCGATGGCATTCACTTACACCCACTTAATTATGCGTTAGGACTAGCGGGTGCCGCTTTAAGGGCTGGCGTCAGTATTTATGAAAATAGCCGGGTAAGTGCATACAAAACGGGGGATGATACGTGTGTTAGTACAGCAAAGGGGGAGGTTAAAGCGCGTTATATTTTGCTAGCCTGCAATGGTTATATAGAAGATCTAGAGCCAAGAATTGCTAGCAAGATCATGCCTATCAATAATTTTATGCTAGCAACAGAGCCATTGAGTGATGAACTGTGTAGCACTATTAATCGAGACGATGTCGCTGTTGCAGACTCAAAATTTGTTGTGAATTATTTTAGGCTATCAGCTGATCAACGCATGTTGTGGGGCGGAGGTGAAAACTACACACGGCGATTCCCACAGGATATTAAGCGTTTTGTGCAACGGCATATGCTTGAGGTCTATCCTGAATTACAAGGCGTGAAAGTAGATTATGGATGGGGCGGGACGTTAGCGATTACGCTTAATCGTATGCCTCATTTTGCCCGCATAGAGGATAACCTATTTGTTGCACAAGGATATTCTGGCCATGGTGTGGCTTTAGCTACCTTAGGGGGCAAGCTAATGGCGGAGGCGGTGAGCGGTAGTGCAGAAAAATTTGATCTGTTTGCCAAAGTGCCTATACCGGATTTTCCTGGAGGAACCTTGCTACGTTGGCCGGGATTAGTGGCGGGTATGTTGTATTACTCATTGCGCGACAGGTTTTCATAG
- a CDS encoding LysR family transcriptional regulator, translating into MSITVSKIKFKGQLSDIDLRLLRIYKIVVECGGFSAAEVELNISRAAISIAMSDLESRLGFRLCQRGRSGFSLSEEGEHIYHYTLQLLSSIEDFRTQVNTLHTQLKGELNIGITDNLVTMPHMRITNALSALKTQGPDVTVNIRMIPPNEIELGVLDGRLHIGIVPDLRPLAGLHYFSLYQEESQIYCSSGHPLFATQDSALNTLDEWDAVVPAYAQTPEIKACYQQLKPTATATDREGIAFLILTGRYIGYLPAHLAAQWVGAGKMRALLPERYNYSTQFSAITRKGARSNLVLQTYLENLTDTTQS; encoded by the coding sequence ATGAGCATTACCGTGAGTAAAATAAAATTTAAAGGTCAGCTAAGCGACATTGATCTGCGCTTGCTTCGAATATACAAAATAGTGGTAGAGTGCGGCGGCTTTTCAGCAGCTGAAGTCGAACTAAACATTAGCCGAGCGGCTATCAGCATCGCTATGTCTGATTTAGAAAGCCGTCTTGGCTTTCGGCTCTGTCAACGTGGACGATCAGGTTTTTCTCTATCAGAAGAAGGCGAACATATTTATCACTATACTCTGCAGCTGCTCTCATCAATTGAAGACTTTCGCACCCAAGTCAACACACTACATACGCAGCTCAAAGGCGAGTTAAACATTGGCATTACCGACAACCTCGTCACTATGCCACACATGAGAATTACTAACGCGTTATCAGCGCTCAAAACTCAAGGGCCCGATGTAACAGTAAATATTCGAATGATTCCGCCCAACGAAATAGAACTAGGTGTACTTGATGGACGTTTGCATATTGGAATAGTACCGGATTTACGCCCACTTGCAGGCCTACACTACTTTTCGCTTTACCAAGAAGAATCTCAGATCTATTGCTCATCAGGGCACCCGCTTTTTGCAACACAAGACAGTGCTTTAAATACGCTCGATGAATGGGATGCTGTCGTACCTGCTTATGCACAGACCCCCGAAATCAAAGCGTGCTACCAACAACTAAAGCCCACGGCAACAGCCACCGATAGAGAGGGCATTGCTTTCCTTATTCTCACCGGGCGCTACATTGGTTATTTGCCAGCGCATTTAGCAGCTCAGTGGGTTGGTGCCGGGAAAATGCGCGCCTTACTTCCTGAAAGGTATAACTATTCAACTCAATTCTCTGCAATTACCCGCAAAGGTGCACGCTCAAATTTAGTTTTGCAGACCTACCTAGAAAACCTGACTGATACAACTCAATCCTAA
- a CDS encoding MBOAT family O-acyltransferase, with product MLFNSAEFIFGFVPIVLFGFFWIAGRFGNESAILWLVLSSLFFYGWWDPSYLLIILSSMVCNYHLGRHIYNLKSKWLLTAGVVGNLAVLGYFKYAGFLVFNLAWLTNSDWSIENIVLPLAISFFTFQQIAYLVDSYKQVTEEYRFIHYALFVTFFPQLIAGPIVHHKEMLPQFQNNNAFRISANHIAIGISIFAIGLFKKTVIADGMADYANPVFNAADAGSAPDLLLAWSGILAYTFQIYFDFSGYSDMALGLARMFGIILPLNFYSPYKARSIAEFWRRWHITLSRFLRDYIYIPLGGNRKGQGYRYLFLMTTMLLGGLWHGAGWNFVIWGALHGGFLAVHQGWRLLSERHTWLQLHASIAWLITMLAVIVAWGFFRATSLDGALSILQGMVGLNGVAIPMAILARLGEVGVMLQSWGVTGYHGGASHLVSAWIYCLLLIPVVVCLPTVQDLFRQHHASLTNIEETAGAGFWLAPRFIRKLAWQPALVWASFSSLLLVIGLMTLGQVSDFLYFQF from the coding sequence ATGCTATTTAACTCCGCCGAATTCATATTTGGATTTGTTCCTATTGTTTTATTTGGCTTCTTTTGGATAGCCGGCCGCTTCGGTAACGAATCAGCGATACTCTGGTTAGTGTTATCTTCCTTATTCTTTTATGGCTGGTGGGATCCAAGTTATCTTCTGATTATTCTTAGCTCTATGGTATGCAATTACCATTTAGGGCGGCATATCTACAACCTTAAAAGCAAATGGCTACTAACGGCGGGGGTAGTCGGCAATCTTGCTGTTTTAGGCTATTTCAAATATGCAGGCTTTTTGGTTTTCAATTTAGCGTGGTTAACGAATAGCGACTGGTCTATCGAAAACATAGTCTTGCCATTAGCAATATCTTTTTTTACGTTTCAACAAATTGCTTACCTCGTCGACTCTTACAAGCAAGTAACTGAAGAGTACCGCTTTATTCATTACGCTTTATTTGTGACTTTTTTCCCACAATTAATAGCCGGACCTATCGTCCACCATAAAGAAATGCTGCCACAATTCCAAAATAATAATGCGTTTCGCATAAGCGCAAATCATATTGCAATCGGTATCAGTATTTTTGCGATTGGCCTTTTTAAAAAAACGGTGATTGCCGATGGTATGGCCGACTACGCAAACCCTGTATTTAATGCCGCTGATGCAGGTTCTGCACCTGATTTATTGCTCGCATGGTCTGGCATACTCGCTTATACCTTCCAGATATATTTCGACTTCTCAGGATATTCAGACATGGCGCTAGGCTTAGCTCGCATGTTTGGTATCATCCTCCCCCTTAATTTTTACTCTCCTTACAAAGCGCGCTCTATTGCAGAGTTTTGGAGGCGCTGGCACATTACATTATCGCGCTTTCTCAGAGATTATATTTACATACCTCTAGGAGGAAATCGTAAAGGACAAGGTTATCGCTACCTTTTTCTTATGACGACAATGCTATTAGGCGGACTATGGCATGGGGCCGGTTGGAATTTCGTCATTTGGGGAGCACTCCACGGAGGTTTTCTAGCCGTACACCAAGGCTGGCGCTTATTGAGTGAGCGCCATACCTGGTTACAATTACATGCATCGATTGCTTGGCTCATCACTATGTTGGCTGTCATTGTTGCATGGGGGTTTTTCCGTGCCACCAGCTTGGATGGAGCATTAAGTATTTTACAAGGAATGGTCGGGCTAAACGGTGTCGCAATACCAATGGCCATCCTAGCCCGCTTAGGTGAGGTAGGTGTAATGCTTCAATCATGGGGCGTGACAGGTTACCACGGTGGTGCAAGCCATTTAGTATCAGCTTGGATCTATTGCCTATTACTTATCCCTGTTGTTGTTTGTTTGCCTACTGTACAAGACCTATTTCGCCAGCATCACGCATCGCTCACCAATATAGAAGAAACCGCAGGTGCTGGTTTTTGGCTTGCTCCACGCTTCATTCGTAAGCTTGCATGGCAACCGGCACTGGTATGGGCAAGCTTTTCATCACTGTTACTCGTCATTGGTTTAATGACGCTTGGGCAAGTCAGTGACTTCCTCTACTTTCAGTTTTAA
- the dctP gene encoding TRAP transporter substrate-binding protein DctP codes for MTITNNVKSVFTSCALAAALSVSAVHSAQADETFILAQAMTTDHIFHASSEKFMAELAAQNSSYSADYHPGGDLGDWTSQFEQSMQGVIPMTMTYGASEFDGRLDLTWLGYVVDSWDKAREVYGPNGPMLDVYNKILADNDLVSLGIIPAGFGSITIRKGVGKVPTNFPEDAKGIKMRVVPTPLAVERFKNWGFSAVPMPFSELYTGLQLGTVDGRAFGPAVEIWQMRDVLESYILTRDYFEHAFWLVNKDWWEDLPAAEREKIQAAANETLQWAWQEAEAIDNSYLEKVRDHGIKIVELNDQELEKAKQALYASEWPYMEKIVGSEIMGMMRKIAGIN; via the coding sequence ATGACAATTACGAACAACGTTAAATCTGTTTTCACAAGTTGCGCGCTTGCCGCAGCGCTATCTGTTTCAGCGGTTCACTCAGCACAAGCAGATGAAACTTTCATTCTTGCTCAAGCAATGACAACCGATCATATTTTTCACGCCTCATCTGAAAAGTTCATGGCCGAGCTAGCTGCGCAAAACTCCAGCTACTCAGCAGACTATCATCCGGGTGGTGACTTAGGTGACTGGACTTCACAGTTTGAACAATCCATGCAAGGCGTCATCCCTATGACAATGACGTATGGTGCTTCTGAATTTGATGGCCGTTTAGACCTAACTTGGCTGGGCTATGTTGTAGATAGCTGGGATAAAGCACGTGAAGTTTATGGCCCCAACGGTCCAATGCTTGATGTGTATAACAAAATCCTAGCTGACAACGACCTTGTCTCTTTAGGTATTATTCCTGCTGGCTTTGGTTCTATCACCATTCGCAAGGGTGTAGGAAAAGTTCCAACAAACTTCCCAGAAGATGCTAAAGGCATAAAAATGCGCGTAGTACCAACGCCACTGGCTGTTGAGCGCTTTAAAAACTGGGGATTCTCTGCCGTTCCTATGCCTTTTTCAGAGCTTTATACTGGGCTACAGCTAGGCACTGTTGATGGACGTGCTTTTGGTCCTGCTGTTGAAATTTGGCAGATGCGCGATGTGCTAGAAAGCTACATTCTTACACGCGACTACTTTGAGCATGCTTTCTGGTTAGTGAATAAAGACTGGTGGGAAGATCTACCAGCAGCTGAACGCGAGAAAATTCAAGCAGCAGCTAACGAAACACTCCAATGGGCTTGGCAAGAAGCAGAAGCCATCGACAATAGCTATTTGGAAAAAGTACGTGACCACGGTATTAAAATCGTAGAGCTAAATGACCAAGAGCTGGAAAAAGCAAAACAAGCATTGTATGCCAGCGAATGGCCATACATGGAAAAAATCGTGGGTAGCGAAATAATGGGCATGATGCGAAAAATCGCAGGCATTAACTAA